The following proteins come from a genomic window of Maribacter sp. HTCC2170:
- a CDS encoding endonuclease/exonuclease/phosphatase family protein, translating into MVFSLFKKKKKHNLHTIAFYNLENLFDTIDDPETMDDDFTPEGFKKWTPKRYKKKVYKLAKTISEIGLESANRPPALVGIAEVENEMVVQDLINAEPLRKTAYDYVHYDSPDERGIDTGLLYHRDYFEVLFSEPITLMVYNPDGARDTTRDILYVHGKLNGEVVHVFVNHWPSRRDGEEETGYKRVEAAKTIKFKMAQIEEQFENPNYIIMGDFNDNPDSKSIQLLLEDSNLYNPMEKLGSPERGSANYRRSWSLFDQIMVSHNFFNYEKGTHSFAHANIFDDNLLTEWKGKFKGTPFRTYAGRKYIGGYSDHFPVYIQLKYNG; encoded by the coding sequence ATGGTATTTTCACTTTTCAAGAAAAAAAAGAAACATAATCTTCATACGATTGCATTCTATAACCTTGAAAATCTTTTTGATACAATAGATGATCCAGAAACCATGGATGATGATTTCACGCCAGAAGGATTTAAAAAATGGACACCAAAGCGGTATAAGAAAAAAGTATATAAGTTGGCCAAGACCATATCGGAAATTGGGCTCGAATCTGCGAATAGACCACCGGCTTTGGTTGGGATTGCTGAGGTAGAAAATGAAATGGTCGTACAGGATTTGATAAATGCCGAACCTTTACGAAAGACAGCCTATGATTATGTACACTATGATTCTCCCGATGAGCGTGGAATCGACACTGGTCTACTATACCATAGAGACTATTTTGAAGTTCTGTTTTCAGAACCTATTACATTAATGGTCTATAATCCTGATGGAGCACGGGACACAACCCGTGATATTTTATATGTACACGGAAAGTTGAATGGTGAAGTAGTGCATGTTTTTGTTAACCACTGGCCTTCGCGTCGTGATGGTGAGGAGGAAACAGGTTATAAGAGGGTAGAGGCAGCAAAGACCATTAAATTTAAAATGGCGCAAATTGAGGAACAATTTGAAAATCCAAATTATATTATCATGGGTGATTTTAATGATAACCCTGATTCTAAAAGTATTCAGTTGTTGCTTGAGGATTCCAATCTCTATAACCCAATGGAAAAATTGGGATCCCCGGAAAGAGGAAGCGCCAATTACAGAAGAAGTTGGAGTCTATTTGACCAAATTATGGTCTCCCATAATTTCTTTAATTATGAAAAAGGCACGCACAGTTTCGCTCATGCCAACATCTTTGATGATAACCTATTGACGGAATGGAAAGGTAAATTTAAGGGAACCCCGTTTCGCACCTATGCTGGTCGTAAATATATAGGTGGCTATAGCGATCACTTCCCAGTCTATATTCAATTGAAATATAACGGTTAA
- a CDS encoding methylated-DNA--[protein]-cysteine S-methyltransferase: MDTAFIHTPLGITKVEGDENGLTSITVLNSETPISTVIPESLEDSVYQLQEYFKGDREAFSLTLNPNGTEFQKKVWKALEQIPFGKTVSYLELSKTLGDVKAIRAVAAANGKNPLWIVVPCHRVIGSDGSLTGYAGGLHRKKWLLDHESPVKQQSLF; this comes from the coding sequence GTGGATACTGCATTCATACATACACCACTGGGAATTACCAAAGTAGAAGGTGATGAAAATGGTTTGACTTCCATTACAGTTCTCAACAGTGAAACACCTATCAGTACCGTAATCCCTGAGTCCCTTGAAGATTCTGTTTATCAACTTCAAGAATATTTTAAAGGAGATAGAGAGGCATTCAGTTTAACACTTAATCCCAATGGTACGGAATTCCAAAAAAAGGTTTGGAAAGCACTTGAGCAAATCCCTTTCGGAAAAACGGTTTCTTATCTAGAATTGTCTAAAACACTGGGTGACGTAAAAGCAATTAGAGCGGTTGCAGCAGCCAATGGTAAAAACCCATTATGGATTGTTGTTCCCTGCCATCGTGTTATTGGTAGCGACGGTTCTTTAACCGGTTATGCAGGTGGTCTTCATCGTAAAAAATGGTTGTTAGACCATGAGTCACCTGTAAAACAACAATCTCTCTTTTAG
- the hemB gene encoding porphobilinogen synthase codes for MYPIIRNRRLRANESIRRLVRETTIGPDDFLVPLFVVEGKGIKEEIASMPNYYRLSLDNLDKEVKELWKMGLCSVLLFVKVPDNLKDNKGTEALNADGLMQRAIKTVKNACPEMLVMTDVALDPFSSYGHDGIVADGQILNDETTEVLAEMSVSHAEAGADFVAPSDMMDGRILTIREALEEEGYINTGIMSYSAKYASSFYGPFRDALDSAPVDIKNVPKDKKTYQMDFANRFEAIRETQMDIDEGADIVMVKPGIAYLDIIREIRNEVDVPIAVYQVSGEYAMLKAAAEKGWLDHDAVMIEQLLAIKRAGANIIASYFAKDVIRVLE; via the coding sequence ATGTATCCAATCATAAGAAATAGAAGGCTTCGCGCCAATGAATCAATACGCAGGTTAGTCCGGGAAACAACCATTGGCCCTGATGACTTTCTTGTACCTCTTTTTGTGGTTGAAGGAAAAGGAATCAAAGAAGAAATAGCTTCCATGCCCAATTATTATAGGTTAAGCCTTGATAATCTTGATAAAGAAGTCAAAGAGTTGTGGAAAATGGGACTTTGCTCAGTTTTGCTGTTTGTAAAAGTACCAGACAACCTCAAAGACAATAAGGGAACAGAGGCTTTAAATGCCGATGGTCTAATGCAACGTGCAATAAAAACAGTTAAGAATGCCTGCCCAGAAATGTTGGTCATGACTGATGTAGCCTTAGATCCTTTTTCATCTTACGGACATGACGGAATTGTAGCAGACGGACAAATATTGAACGATGAAACCACTGAGGTCTTGGCAGAAATGAGCGTATCCCATGCTGAGGCGGGAGCTGATTTTGTGGCCCCAAGTGATATGATGGATGGAAGGATTCTGACCATAAGAGAGGCTTTGGAAGAAGAAGGTTATATCAATACTGGGATTATGAGTTATAGTGCAAAATATGCGAGCTCATTCTATGGGCCTTTTCGTGATGCACTGGATTCGGCACCTGTAGATATTAAAAACGTGCCTAAAGACAAGAAGACCTATCAAATGGATTTTGCCAACAGATTTGAAGCGATTCGTGAAACCCAAATGGATATTGATGAAGGTGCTGACATTGTCATGGTAAAACCGGGAATCGCCTATCTGGATATTATTCGTGAAATAAGAAATGAGGTTGATGTGCCTATTGCAGTATACCAAGTATCTGGTGAATATGCCATGTTAAAAGCTGCGGCTGAAAAAGGTTGGTTAGATCATGATGCAGTTATGATTGAACAACTCCTGGCAATCAAAAGAGCTGGTGCGAATATCATCGCCAGTTACTTTGCCAAAGATGTTATTCGTGTTTTGGAGTAA
- the hflX gene encoding GTPase HflX, whose product MLEKKSIEYEKAVLIGVINREQNEEKVNEYLDELEFLTYTAGGEVSKRFVQRVEVPNPKTLIGSGKMQEVEHYVEENKIGSVIFDDELSPGQQRNIEKQLRCKILDRTSLILDIFAQRARTSYSRTQVELAQYEYLLPRLTGLWTHLERQKGGIGMRGPGETEIETDRRIVRDRISLLKKKLLKIDKQMETQRGNRGAMVRVALVGYTNVGKSTLMNVISKSDVFAENKLFATLDTTVRKVVIGNLPFLLSDTVGFIRKLPTQLVESFKSTLDEVREADLLLHVVDISHPNFEEHIESVNNILAEIKSADKKTIMVFNKIDQYKHETIDDDDLITERTSKHFTIEEWKRTWMQRMGENALFISALNKENLDEFRKRVYNVVRDIHVTRFPYNNFLYPEHLDQY is encoded by the coding sequence ATGCTAGAAAAGAAATCCATTGAATACGAAAAAGCTGTCCTAATTGGTGTCATCAATAGAGAGCAAAATGAGGAAAAGGTAAATGAATACCTAGATGAGCTGGAATTTCTAACCTATACGGCGGGAGGTGAAGTCTCCAAACGCTTCGTGCAACGTGTAGAGGTTCCCAATCCCAAAACCTTAATAGGAAGTGGGAAGATGCAAGAGGTAGAACATTATGTCGAAGAAAATAAAATAGGGTCGGTCATCTTTGATGATGAACTATCCCCCGGTCAACAACGAAATATTGAAAAGCAATTGCGATGCAAAATATTGGATCGCACAAGTTTGATTCTCGACATATTCGCCCAACGGGCGCGTACAAGCTATTCACGCACCCAAGTAGAACTTGCACAATATGAATATCTTCTACCAAGATTAACAGGTCTGTGGACTCACTTGGAGCGTCAAAAAGGGGGTATTGGTATGCGTGGTCCTGGTGAAACCGAAATTGAAACCGATAGACGTATAGTTCGGGACCGTATTTCATTGTTAAAGAAAAAGCTTTTAAAGATTGACAAGCAAATGGAGACCCAAAGGGGCAACAGAGGGGCTATGGTACGTGTTGCACTTGTGGGGTATACCAATGTTGGAAAATCAACCTTAATGAATGTTATCAGCAAAAGTGATGTATTCGCCGAAAACAAGCTATTTGCAACTTTGGATACAACTGTTAGAAAAGTTGTGATTGGAAATTTGCCTTTTCTATTGAGTGATACTGTTGGTTTTATCAGGAAGCTCCCTACCCAGTTGGTCGAAAGCTTTAAGAGTACATTGGACGAAGTACGTGAAGCAGACTTATTACTACATGTGGTGGATATCTCGCACCCCAATTTTGAAGAGCACATAGAATCGGTAAACAATATTTTGGCAGAAATTAAAAGTGCCGATAAAAAAACCATAATGGTCTTCAACAAGATCGATCAATATAAACATGAAACGATTGATGACGATGACCTTATTACTGAAAGAACTTCTAAGCATTTTACAATCGAAGAATGGAAACGTACATGGATGCAAAGGATGGGCGAAAATGCCTTGTTCATTTCTGCGTTGAACAAAGAAAATCTTGATGAATTTAGAAAAAGGGTCTACAATGTAGTTCGGGACATTCATGTTACCCGTTTCCCTTACAACAACTTTTTGTATCCTGAGCATTTAGATCAATATTAG
- a CDS encoding serine hydrolase domain-containing protein: MRFLLIILFGLFYLSAYSQEDTAIPLNIEVDDGLSFSTLSNMGMDSTFVYNKVDSIITNGIKKKAFPGAQILVAKNGSIVFHKSYGHHTYDSIQSVSNDDIYDLASVTKISGPLPALMKLVQEGKLDLDEPFSTYWHDWKSKKDKKDLTLREILAHQAGLTPYIVFLSKTIKKNGKLKSRFLRTTSNSRFNNQVYDHLYVKSNFNRKMYRIIKRSKVDDEKKYKYSGLTFLIFPELIERLTGKSYEDYLTENFYEPLGANTLGFNPKTKNFPNQIVPTEIDTLYRHDLTQGWVHDENASLLGGVSGNAGLFGTATDLAKLMQMYQNYGSFNGKQILTEATLKEFTKVQYPKNKNRRGLGFDKPMIGNDTLVLKEAYPAPEVSSYSFGHSGFTGTFVWADPKNQLVYIFLSNRVNPSRTHRNLYNLNIRPAVQQVFYQAVLSN, encoded by the coding sequence ATGAGATTCTTACTTATTATACTATTTGGTTTATTCTATTTGAGTGCCTATTCCCAGGAAGATACGGCAATTCCTCTTAATATTGAAGTTGATGATGGTCTATCATTTTCAACTTTATCTAATATGGGTATGGACTCTACATTTGTTTATAACAAAGTAGATTCAATAATAACGAATGGTATAAAAAAGAAAGCATTTCCGGGAGCGCAAATTCTAGTAGCAAAAAACGGTAGTATCGTATTTCATAAAAGTTATGGTCATCATACCTATGACAGTATTCAATCTGTCTCGAATGATGATATTTACGACTTGGCATCTGTCACAAAAATAAGTGGTCCTTTACCTGCATTGATGAAATTGGTACAAGAAGGCAAACTTGATTTGGACGAACCTTTTAGTACCTATTGGCATGACTGGAAAAGCAAAAAAGACAAAAAGGATCTTACCCTTAGGGAAATATTGGCCCACCAAGCTGGCCTAACTCCATATATTGTATTTCTAAGCAAGACCATTAAGAAAAACGGAAAACTGAAAAGCCGTTTTTTAAGAACTACATCCAATTCAAGGTTTAATAATCAAGTTTATGACCACTTATATGTGAAGAGCAATTTTAATCGAAAAATGTATCGGATAATAAAGAGGTCAAAAGTCGATGACGAAAAAAAATACAAGTATTCGGGCCTTACGTTTCTTATCTTTCCTGAACTCATTGAGAGATTGACAGGAAAGAGTTATGAGGATTATCTAACAGAGAACTTTTATGAACCTCTGGGTGCAAATACGCTAGGATTTAACCCAAAAACTAAAAACTTTCCAAACCAAATAGTTCCGACTGAAATAGATACTTTATATAGGCATGATTTGACCCAAGGCTGGGTACATGACGAAAATGCTTCATTACTGGGCGGTGTTTCCGGTAATGCCGGACTGTTTGGCACTGCTACTGATTTAGCGAAATTGATGCAGATGTATCAGAATTATGGTTCATTCAACGGTAAGCAAATCCTAACTGAAGCAACCTTAAAAGAATTTACCAAGGTGCAATATCCAAAGAATAAAAACAGAAGGGGATTAGGGTTTGATAAACCTATGATTGGAAATGACACATTGGTACTAAAAGAGGCCTACCCTGCGCCTGAGGTTAGTTCTTATAGCTTTGGACATAGCGGTTTTACAGGTACTTTCGTTTGGGCTGACCCTAAAAACCAATTGGTATATATATTTCTATCTAATCGAGTAAATCCATCAAGAACGCATAGAAATTTATATAATTTAAACATTAGACCTGCAGTTCAACAAGTGTTTTATCAAGCTGTTTTGTCCAATTAA
- a CDS encoding 3'-5' exonuclease, which produces MLHKLHLENILFLDIETVPEVENYVDLDDSKKELWDHKSQYQRKDEFTAEEFYERAGIWAEFGKIICISVGYFNMKGDIREFRVTSFHGEESKLLREFKTLLNSHFRYPKNLLCAHNGKEFDFPYIARRMIIHGIDLPHKLDLFGKKPWEVPHLDTMELWKFGDYKHFTSLKLMANILGIPSPKEDIDGSMVRDVYYIDKDIDRIIKYCELDVVTTAQVFLRLRNEQLLVDSEIKKV; this is translated from the coding sequence ATGTTGCACAAACTTCATTTAGAGAATATTCTATTCCTGGATATTGAAACGGTTCCAGAAGTAGAGAATTACGTTGATTTGGATGATTCAAAAAAAGAATTGTGGGACCATAAATCCCAATACCAACGAAAAGACGAATTCACTGCTGAAGAATTTTATGAAAGGGCAGGTATATGGGCAGAATTCGGAAAGATTATTTGTATTTCTGTTGGGTATTTCAACATGAAAGGTGATATAAGAGAGTTTAGGGTTACGAGCTTTCACGGGGAGGAATCAAAATTACTCAGAGAATTCAAAACCCTCTTGAACAGTCATTTTAGGTATCCCAAGAATTTGCTTTGTGCACATAATGGCAAGGAATTCGATTTTCCATACATAGCAAGACGTATGATCATTCATGGAATTGATTTACCCCATAAATTAGATCTTTTTGGTAAAAAACCTTGGGAAGTACCGCATTTGGACACCATGGAGCTATGGAAATTCGGAGACTACAAACACTTTACTTCACTAAAATTAATGGCAAATATTTTGGGCATTCCCTCTCCAAAAGAAGACATAGACGGTAGCATGGTGAGAGATGTATATTATATTGATAAGGACATCGATAGAATAATAAAATATTGTGAACTGGACGTTGTTACGACCGCCCAAGTCTTCTTGAGGCTTCGCAATGAGCAACTTCTTGTCGACTCTGAAATCAAGAAAGTTTAA
- a CDS encoding sulfatase, protein MKNNYRNLPLIGSIFFILLLMSCKEQKETIETVRPNVLFILADDYGNHDLSSTGSNFYETPNIDRIGNEGMTFTNGYATCQVCSPSRASIMSGKFPARHGITDWIGARTGTEWRKVGRHNKLLPPKYVHNLSHDITTLPEALKANGYKTFFAGKWHLGGEGSWPEDHGFDINKGGWHAGSPIGGYFSPYENPNLINKEDGQNLSMRLAQETVQFLEENNPKTTGQPVFAFLSFYAVHGPIQTTKEKWTKYRKKAMDLGLADKGFEMGHFLPIRKVQDNPVYAGLVEAMDDAVGTVLNKLKAMGLDDNTIVVFTSDNGGVAAGDAFATSNLPLRAGKGYQFEGGIREPYFIKVPGLTKSGQQSDIPVTGTDFYPTLLELTGMDLKPEEHQDGVSLVPLLKNKSIEERSLIWHYPHYGNQGGEPSSIIRKGEWKLIHYYEDGREELYNLENDLSETMDIANEKPKLVQQLSKDLFNYLNEVGARFPERDPEHDISKEQAYLKNVVEKKWPQLEEQRMEFLSEDFDPKNNWWGSQLTKD, encoded by the coding sequence ATGAAAAATAACTACAGAAATCTACCATTAATAGGGTCAATATTTTTTATACTTCTCTTAATGTCGTGCAAAGAACAAAAAGAGACTATTGAAACTGTTAGGCCCAATGTACTTTTTATTCTTGCAGACGATTATGGCAATCATGATTTAAGTAGTACAGGAAGTAATTTTTATGAAACTCCTAACATAGACCGTATTGGTAATGAAGGGATGACCTTTACAAATGGCTATGCCACTTGTCAAGTATGTAGCCCCTCAAGAGCAAGTATCATGTCCGGTAAATTCCCGGCGCGCCACGGAATTACAGACTGGATTGGTGCCCGCACAGGAACTGAATGGCGAAAAGTAGGAAGACATAACAAGCTCCTCCCACCGAAGTACGTTCATAACTTATCACACGACATTACTACTTTACCGGAAGCGTTAAAGGCAAACGGTTATAAAACCTTTTTTGCAGGAAAATGGCATCTTGGTGGCGAGGGGTCTTGGCCAGAAGATCACGGTTTTGACATTAATAAAGGCGGTTGGCACGCTGGGAGCCCTATCGGAGGTTACTTTTCACCCTATGAAAATCCTAATCTAATAAATAAAGAAGACGGTCAAAATCTTTCCATGCGTTTGGCTCAAGAGACAGTTCAATTTTTAGAGGAAAATAATCCCAAAACCACAGGTCAGCCTGTTTTTGCCTTTCTCTCTTTTTATGCCGTTCATGGGCCAATACAGACCACAAAAGAAAAATGGACCAAATACAGGAAAAAGGCCATGGATCTAGGCTTGGCGGATAAAGGGTTTGAAATGGGTCATTTTCTTCCTATTCGGAAAGTACAGGACAATCCCGTTTATGCAGGGCTTGTTGAAGCTATGGACGATGCCGTTGGGACGGTATTGAATAAATTAAAGGCAATGGGGCTAGATGATAACACTATTGTAGTGTTTACCTCTGACAACGGAGGAGTTGCTGCAGGAGATGCCTTTGCCACCTCCAATTTACCGCTTCGGGCAGGAAAAGGATATCAGTTTGAAGGTGGAATTCGAGAACCCTATTTTATAAAAGTGCCAGGTCTGACCAAAAGTGGTCAGCAATCAGATATTCCAGTTACCGGAACGGATTTCTATCCCACACTACTTGAATTGACCGGAATGGATTTGAAACCTGAGGAACATCAGGACGGTGTGAGCTTAGTGCCACTACTTAAGAACAAATCAATTGAAGAAAGATCACTGATATGGCATTATCCCCATTATGGTAATCAAGGAGGAGAGCCCTCATCGATAATCAGAAAAGGAGAATGGAAGCTTATTCATTATTATGAAGACGGTAGGGAAGAACTATACAATCTTGAAAACGATTTGTCTGAAACTATGGATATTGCTAATGAGAAGCCTAAATTGGTTCAGCAATTAAGTAAAGACTTATTTAACTATCTAAACGAAGTCGGAGCAAGATTCCCAGAAAGGGATCCAGAACACGACATATCTAAAGAGCAAGCTTACCTAAAAAATGTGGTTGAAAAAAAATGGCCGCAATTGGAAGAGCAACGCATGGAATTTTTATCCGAAGACTTTGACCCCAAAAATAATTGGTGGGGAAGTCAATTAACCAAAGATTAA
- a CDS encoding DUF4153 domain-containing protein — protein MNLPSINEITQKALNAFNRFPITISWAIVGSLICIAIVNVDGNLFSDEYSSLLQTFVLGISWFIGVRFFIEQSKNPEKWEWLKLLTLILLVLFYLHLPEFKTYDIDPKYNIRFFLYFLAGHLFAFVAPFILNWDKKAYWNYLKSMCIAIGRSALFSGVLYLGLVLALAAIQALFDVDIKPKRYGQLFIFCLGIVNTWTYLSDFPKNVLVQTTINYNKALEVFVKYILIPLVILYLIILYAYTIKIVLEWSLPKGWVSYLVIALSLLGFIIQVMINPIQKTIKSWIINKFRPWFYILLLPLVVLLFVAIFRRIGDYGITENRYFVLLIAFWILGMALFLLFSKRKQLKVLPIALCAIALLSSFGFWGAFSISKNSQLAQFQNIFQEVKTNKNMASNEQYERLRSIIDFLADRKSVQMLDEIVGLSTHEICRDTSENSRRTYDYGAANMLLDSLKIEVEPDSTINIINGEYYHYSSWNIETNTDISGYDYFTTLSLNDREEYEKEIGKYKVYYSQKRKTLSFFTIRDSKLILDVPIRPKLMHLTKHGQNLNGAPKKELELDTGNDSIMFKLMFSDLDYYITNDTIELNQARSFIFLKHK, from the coding sequence ATGAATCTACCCTCAATCAATGAAATCACCCAAAAGGCACTCAATGCCTTTAATAGATTTCCTATTACAATTTCTTGGGCAATTGTAGGGAGTCTCATTTGTATTGCCATTGTCAATGTAGATGGAAACCTTTTCTCTGATGAGTATTCAAGTCTTTTACAAACCTTTGTATTAGGAATAAGTTGGTTTATTGGAGTTCGCTTTTTTATTGAGCAGTCAAAAAATCCAGAGAAATGGGAATGGCTGAAACTGTTGACACTGATTCTTTTGGTGTTGTTTTATTTGCATTTGCCAGAGTTCAAAACCTACGATATAGACCCAAAATACAATATCCGTTTCTTTTTGTACTTCCTAGCTGGTCATTTATTCGCCTTCGTGGCTCCGTTTATCCTTAATTGGGACAAAAAAGCATATTGGAATTATCTAAAATCAATGTGCATTGCTATTGGTCGAAGTGCCTTATTTTCAGGTGTTCTATATTTAGGACTGGTCTTGGCATTGGCGGCAATACAGGCCTTGTTCGATGTAGATATTAAACCAAAACGCTACGGGCAGCTATTTATATTTTGCCTGGGCATCGTCAACACCTGGACATACCTTTCTGATTTCCCCAAAAATGTATTGGTACAGACAACTATTAACTACAATAAGGCGCTGGAAGTTTTTGTGAAATACATTTTGATACCGCTTGTGATATTATATCTGATAATTCTTTATGCCTACACCATCAAAATAGTATTGGAATGGAGCTTACCAAAGGGCTGGGTTTCTTATTTGGTTATTGCACTTTCATTATTGGGATTCATCATCCAGGTCATGATCAATCCCATCCAAAAAACAATAAAGTCATGGATTATAAATAAGTTTCGTCCTTGGTTCTACATATTATTACTTCCGTTAGTAGTATTGTTATTCGTTGCAATCTTTAGACGTATTGGAGACTATGGTATTACTGAAAACAGATACTTTGTACTGCTCATCGCGTTTTGGATTTTAGGAATGGCTCTTTTCTTATTGTTCAGCAAGAGAAAGCAATTAAAAGTACTGCCCATAGCTCTCTGTGCTATCGCCCTGTTGTCTTCTTTTGGATTCTGGGGAGCCTTTAGTATCTCAAAAAATAGCCAATTAGCACAGTTTCAAAATATCTTTCAGGAGGTCAAAACAAATAAGAATATGGCCTCAAATGAACAGTATGAACGCCTAAGGTCTATAATTGACTTTCTAGCAGACCGAAAATCAGTGCAAATGCTGGATGAAATTGTTGGTTTATCAACCCACGAAATCTGTCGTGATACTAGTGAAAATTCTAGACGAACTTATGATTATGGTGCTGCAAATATGCTTCTGGATAGTCTCAAGATTGAGGTAGAGCCAGACAGTACTATTAACATCATAAATGGTGAATATTACCATTATTCTTCTTGGAATATTGAAACAAATACAGATATATCAGGGTATGACTATTTTACTACACTTTCTTTAAATGACCGCGAGGAATATGAAAAAGAAATCGGCAAATACAAAGTATATTATAGTCAAAAAAGAAAAACGCTTTCATTTTTTACAATAAGAGACAGCAAATTGATCCTTGACGTGCCCATAAGACCAAAGTTAATGCATTTAACAAAGCACGGTCAAAATCTCAATGGCGCTCCAAAAAAAGAATTGGAATTAGACACTGGAAATGACAGCATTATGTTTAAGCTTATGTTTTCTGACTTGGATTATTATATAACTAACGACACAATAGAGTTGAATCAAGCGAGATCTTTTATATTTCTAAAACATAAGTGA
- a CDS encoding CNNM domain-containing protein — MGLLLFYAFISIFFSFLCSILEAVLLSINPTFINLKLKEGKPYAETLEALKKDVDKPLIAILTLNTIAHTVGAILVGVQAKAAYGSMYGSAQRTILGIEFTEDLMVGVVSTIMTILILVASEIIPKTIGATYWKKLANFTAKTLKVMVMILKYTGLLWILQLFTKLVGGKGHHGSVLSREDFTAMADIAHEEGVFQESESLIIKNLLKFDEILAKDVMTPRTVMKIAPESMTIKEFFDDNPKLRFSRIPIYKDKMDNITGFVLKDTVMEEMIYENGDNPLSSIKREVFVVDRNKPIPDLFETFISERKHIALVVDEYGSVSGLVSMEDVIETLLGLEIVDESDNVEDLQHLARENWKTRAKRLGIIDEDATID; from the coding sequence ATGGGATTACTTTTATTTTACGCATTTATATCAATTTTTTTCTCTTTTCTATGCTCCATTTTGGAGGCTGTTTTATTGAGCATAAACCCAACGTTTATCAACTTAAAGTTGAAGGAAGGAAAGCCCTATGCTGAGACCTTGGAGGCTCTAAAAAAAGATGTTGACAAGCCTTTAATCGCCATTCTTACGTTAAATACTATAGCACATACCGTCGGAGCCATTTTGGTTGGTGTACAGGCAAAAGCAGCGTATGGCAGTATGTACGGCAGCGCTCAAAGAACCATTCTCGGAATAGAGTTTACCGAAGATTTAATGGTTGGTGTGGTTTCAACCATTATGACCATTCTCATTTTAGTGGCTTCCGAGATAATTCCCAAGACCATTGGTGCTACCTATTGGAAGAAGTTGGCAAATTTTACGGCCAAAACATTAAAGGTCATGGTCATGATCTTGAAGTATACAGGATTACTTTGGATATTGCAGTTATTCACCAAGTTGGTTGGTGGCAAAGGGCATCACGGTAGCGTACTGAGTCGGGAAGATTTTACAGCAATGGCAGATATCGCCCATGAAGAAGGAGTATTTCAAGAATCTGAATCACTTATCATAAAAAATCTATTGAAATTCGATGAAATCTTGGCAAAAGATGTGATGACCCCAAGAACGGTAATGAAGATTGCTCCTGAGAGTATGACCATCAAAGAGTTTTTTGATGATAATCCAAAACTTCGATTTTCTAGAATTCCAATTTATAAGGATAAGATGGATAATATCACTGGTTTTGTCTTAAAAGACACGGTCATGGAAGAAATGATCTACGAAAATGGTGACAACCCTTTGTCATCTATCAAAAGGGAGGTCTTTGTGGTTGACCGCAACAAACCCATCCCAGATTTGTTCGAAACATTTATCTCTGAAAGAAAGCACATAGCGCTTGTTGTTGATGAATATGGTTCAGTAAGTGGATTGGTGTCAATGGAAGATGTCATAGAAACACTCTTGGGCCTCGAAATAGTAGATGAGAGCGACAATGTGGAAGATTTGCAACACCTTGCACGTGAAAATTGGAAAACTCGCGCTAAACGCTTAGGTATTATTGATGAAGATGCAACAATAGACTAG